The Bradyrhizobium oligotrophicum S58 genome contains the following window.
ATCTCGACGGCGCATGCGCCGCCTATTCCGCCAGTCTCGCCATCGTCCGTCGGCTGACGGCGGCCCATCCTACCAATCCCAGCTTCCAGCGCGATCTCGCATGGTGCCACGCTCTGCTCGCGGACGTGCTCGCGGCCCAGGGCCGCCATGCCGAAGCCTTCGAGCAGCGCCGCTCCAATGCGGCGGTCGTCACGCAACTCGCGAATGCCACTCCCAACGATTCGTCGCTGCAGCAATCCCTCGCGATGTCCTACCAGAGCCTGGGCGACGCGTTCGTTCCTCTCGGCAACATCGATGGCGCAGTTGCCGTCTATCGGGTGGGCCTCGGCCTGATCAAGCGTGGGCTGGACGCGAACGGGCAGGATCCGACCTGGAATCAGCTCTACAATTCGCTGTTGCAGAAGATCAGGAGTGCGCTCGTCGCACAGCGCCAGGTCCCGCCACCGCCTGAACAATAGTTCGGCGAGCTCAGCCGACACGCCCACGCACGCCCTCAACTCCGCGCTCGCTGCCCCGAACCGGTGGTCGTTCGCACCAGTCTAGGTGCGATCGCGTTGAAGCGAACGTCGCAGGCCAGAAAATACCGCGCCCGAAGAGCCGCCTTTGGGGCCTGACAGCCCGAGACGAACCCTGCGGCCAATTTCCGGAGACCGTCCACTCACCGGCGAGATGCAGGCAGCATCTTGACGACAACATGCAGTTCGCGTCAGATCGCCGCACCCCGCATTTGGCGCTTGCGACTGAAAATCAATCACTTGGCAGGCGATGGCGACGGATCTGTCACAGATCCGCGATGTCCAAACAACAACATATTTGCGGACTCCCCAACGCCTTTTTTGGCCCGATTGCTCCGAGCATATAGCGAAGGTGCGACAAAGTAGCGCGCGACAGAACATCGCGCGACACAGCAGCGCACCGGCGTGAGGCGCGGTTCGAACGCGCGGCGCGTCCTGCGGCAGGGCCGATGCGGTTCCGCATCGTCTGGCCAGTTTCGGTACGAGGCCCTGCCGGGCGTCGGATGAACTTGGGGAGAGATGATCCATGGCGAATAACACCTTCAACCCGACGGCCCTGGCCAACGGAACGTCGAACCTGCTGGTGCGTGCTTCCGCGCTCAACATGTCGACCGACCTCGTCCAGGCAGGCGTGGTGTTCAACGATGCTGTCCGCGCCTCGCTCGGCCTGTTCTCGCAAGCCGGCAGCGGCAACTCCAACCCGTTCCTCGGAAGCTACACGACCGATCTGCACGCCGTGCAGAACGATATCGCCGCGATGCTCGCCAATGCCGGACAGGTCACCCTCGGCGGCCAGGCCTTCACGCTGAATGCGACCGACACCGCCGTTCTCACCAACGTGCAGGCGCAAATCTCGACCTTGATCACCGCCGCGGGGCAGACCACGAACGCCGCGACGATCACGGCCGCCGACCAGACGCTGCACGCGGTGCAGCAGGAGATCCTGCAGGAGATCAACGGCGACGCGCATCTCTCCGGCGCGCTCAACAAGGTCAACTTCCTCGCCAACACCGGCGGCCAGGATGTCGCCTTCCAGAATACGCCGGCCGGCGCCGACGATGCGGCGACGTTGGCTGCCGCGACGGCAGGCAACACCCTCAAGGACGTCGGCCTCGTCTTCAACAAGGTGGTCGATCTCGCCTCCGGCGGCATCAGCACTGCGAACCTGCAGGAGGTGACGACCGACCTCACCGCGATCTCGCAGGGCCTGACCAACATCCTGAACAACAAGACCCAGCTCGCGCAGATCGAGAATGGCGAAACGGCGAACGCGGCCGCGCTGACCACGATCCATCTGCAGACGGTGCTCGGACAGGTCAACCTCGAGCTCAACCAATATGCCAAGGCGGAAACGACTGGTAATCAAGCTGCCTTGCGCGGCACGGCCGACAATCTGCTCGACAGCATCGACATCATCCAGAACGACGCCAACCTGAACATGGCAGCCGGCGGCAACGGCATGCCCGGCCATGCCGGCGGCTTTGCAGAAGATCCCGGCGGATTGACCGGCACGGTCACCAAGTTCCAGGACAACCAGGCGCAGACCAATTTCTGGGCTGCGTTCCTGGCCGAGGCCAACACCATCAACGCAACGCTGCAGAAGATTTCGACGGGTGGCGCACAAGCCAGCGCGGCGCTGATCACACAGATCCAGAACTACCAGCAGTTCGGCGCCAATTTCGACGCCGCCCAGGGCAACGTCTTCCGCGGCCGCTTCGACAACGAGCTGCTCAGCGGCACGCTGGAAGCCGACTCCGCAGCCGCGGTGAAGGGCTTGCAGGGAATTCTGAATGGCGACACTGGTGCTGCGCTCGCAGCGGACAAAGCAGCGATCAACGCTGCCGGACAGGGCTTCGCCGCTGACGCCATGGACGTCTCCGGCAACAACATCGCGATCGGCGGCGCCACCTATGTCGGCACGGCCACCACGGTCTCGACGGCGACCTCCGTGCACGGCCTTGCGCACGGCACGATCCCGGTCACCGCGACCCCGAACATCGCCAACGGCACCGGCGGCACGGCCGCGACGCCGCCGAGCAGCGGCGGTGGCGCCACGCCGGTCAACTTCAGTCCGACCGCGCTCGCCAACGGCACCTCGAACCTGCTGACCCGTGCCACCGCGATCCAGCATTCGACGGACCTGGTGCAGGCCGGCGTCGTCTTCAACGATGCGGTTCGCGCCTCGCTCGGCCTCTTCAGCCTCGCCAACAGCGGCAACTCACCGGCCTTCCTCACGAGCTACCAGGCCGACATCACGGCGGTGCAGACCGACATTGCGGCGATGCTGGCCAATCCGGGCCAGGTCACGCTCGGCGGACATACGTTCGCGCTGAACGCCACCGACACGGCGGTTCTCACCAATGTCGAGGGCCAATTGGGCACGCTGCTGCAGGCCGCGGGCCAGTTCGCGAACGCCACCACGCAGGCCGCCGCCAGCCAGACCATTCATGCGCTCCAGCAGGAGATCCTTGGAGAGATCCACAACGACGCGCATCTGGCGAACGCGCTGAACAACGTGCCCTTCCTCGCCAACACCGGCGGCCAGGACGTTGCCTTCCAGACCTCCCCGGCTGGTGCTGACGATCCGGCCAGCCTTGCCGCGGCGACCGCTGGCGCTACCCTCAAGGATGTCGGCCTCGTCTTCAACAAGGCGGTCGAGATCGCATCGGGCGGCATCAACACCGGCAACCTCGCCGAGGTCACCGCGGACTTCACCGCCGTGTCACATGGCCTCACGGCGATCCTCAACAACAAGACCCAGCTCGCGCAGATCGAGGCTGGCGAGACCGCCAATGCGGCGGCTCTCACCACGATCCACCTGCAGACCGTGCTTGGGCAGGTCAACCTGCAGCTAACCAAGTATGATCAGGCCTCCACCACCGGCAATCAGGCGGCACTGCGCGGCACGGCTGACAATCTGCTCGACAGCATCGACATCATTCAGAACGACGCTAACCTGAACACGGCGGCCGGCGGCAACGGCGCTGCTGGACATGCGGGCGGCTTCGCGGAGGATCCGGGCGGACTGACCGGCACCGTCACCAAGTTCCAGGACAATCAGGCACAGACCAACTTCTGGGCCGCATTCCTGGCCGAGGCCAACACCATCAACGCCACCCTGCAGAAGATTTCGACCGGCGGTGCGCAGGCGAGTGCGGCCCTGATCACGCAGATCCAGAACTACCAGCAGTTCGGCGCCAATTTCGACGCCGCCCAGGGCGCCGTGTTCCAGGGCCGCTTCGACAACGAGCTGCTCAGTGGCACGCTCGAGGCCGATACGGCCGCGGCGGTGAAGGGCCTGCAGGGCATCCTCAACGGCGACACCGGCGCAGCACTCGCGGCGGACAAGGCGATGATCAATGCCGCCGGCCAGGGCTTTGCGGCGGATGCGATGGACGTCTCTGGCAACAACATCCCCGTCAATGGCGGCACCTATGTCGGGACCGCGACCACGGTCTCGGCGGCAACCTCCATCAAGGGCACCGCGCACGGCACCATTCCTGTCACCGCAACTCCAAACTTGGCCAACGGCACCGGCGGCACTGCTGCGGCGGGGACGACCGCGGCTGGTGGCGCAGGTGCGGCGGCTGGCGGCGCGGGCGGTACGGCGGCCGGAGGCGCGACAGGCGGAGGCGCGACCGGCACGTCTTCGGGGACCACGGCGGCCAACAACGGCGCCGATCACAGCCACCATCACGATCACAGCAGCCACACGTCGAATACGGCACATAGCGCGATGGCCGGGCCGGACATGTCGCATCACCACGCGATGCATCACATGTGGGGATAAAGAGGTACGAGGGCAGCTATTCTGCACCCGACGACATGCGGAAGCGCCAGGGACCAGCATTCGCCTGCTCCCAGGCGCTTCCAAGAAACGGAAAGAAGAGAGGATCACCACGGAAGAGATCGGAGCTGAAGGCGAAGACGA
Protein-coding sequences here:
- a CDS encoding beta strand repeat-containing protein; the protein is MANNTFNPTALANGTSNLLVRASALNMSTDLVQAGVVFNDAVRASLGLFSQAGSGNSNPFLGSYTTDLHAVQNDIAAMLANAGQVTLGGQAFTLNATDTAVLTNVQAQISTLITAAGQTTNAATITAADQTLHAVQQEILQEINGDAHLSGALNKVNFLANTGGQDVAFQNTPAGADDAATLAAATAGNTLKDVGLVFNKVVDLASGGISTANLQEVTTDLTAISQGLTNILNNKTQLAQIENGETANAAALTTIHLQTVLGQVNLELNQYAKAETTGNQAALRGTADNLLDSIDIIQNDANLNMAAGGNGMPGHAGGFAEDPGGLTGTVTKFQDNQAQTNFWAAFLAEANTINATLQKISTGGAQASAALITQIQNYQQFGANFDAAQGNVFRGRFDNELLSGTLEADSAAAVKGLQGILNGDTGAALAADKAAINAAGQGFAADAMDVSGNNIAIGGATYVGTATTVSTATSVHGLAHGTIPVTATPNIANGTGGTAATPPSSGGGATPVNFSPTALANGTSNLLTRATAIQHSTDLVQAGVVFNDAVRASLGLFSLANSGNSPAFLTSYQADITAVQTDIAAMLANPGQVTLGGHTFALNATDTAVLTNVEGQLGTLLQAAGQFANATTQAAASQTIHALQQEILGEIHNDAHLANALNNVPFLANTGGQDVAFQTSPAGADDPASLAAATAGATLKDVGLVFNKAVEIASGGINTGNLAEVTADFTAVSHGLTAILNNKTQLAQIEAGETANAAALTTIHLQTVLGQVNLQLTKYDQASTTGNQAALRGTADNLLDSIDIIQNDANLNTAAGGNGAAGHAGGFAEDPGGLTGTVTKFQDNQAQTNFWAAFLAEANTINATLQKISTGGAQASAALITQIQNYQQFGANFDAAQGAVFQGRFDNELLSGTLEADTAAAVKGLQGILNGDTGAALAADKAMINAAGQGFAADAMDVSGNNIPVNGGTYVGTATTVSAATSIKGTAHGTIPVTATPNLANGTGGTAAAGTTAAGGAGAAAGGAGGTAAGGATGGGATGTSSGTTAANNGADHSHHHDHSSHTSNTAHSAMAGPDMSHHHAMHHMWG